In Brachypodium distachyon strain Bd21 chromosome 2, Brachypodium_distachyon_v3.0, whole genome shotgun sequence, one genomic interval encodes:
- the LOC104582933 gene encoding uncharacterized protein LOC104582933 has protein sequence MEGNTKSSGKGIKGKMVMVCSKYANKAQKAPAPSVTHAYVQPACRYPSPMDAAASNVDERATAYILAVRERFKNEQQKVM, from the coding sequence ATGGAGGGCAACACGAAGAGCAGCGGCAAAGGGATCAAGGGCAAGATGGTGATGGTGTGCTCCAAGTACGCCAATAAAGCCCAGAAAGCCCCTGCTCCCAGCGTCACGCACGCCTACGTGCAGCCGGCCTGCAGGTACCCTTCTCCCAtggacgcggcggcgagcaaCGTCGACGAGAGGGCCACGGCCTACATACTGGCCGTCCGGGAGCGTTTCAAGAACGAGCAGCAGAAGGTGATGTAG